In Flavobacterium cerinum, one genomic interval encodes:
- a CDS encoding lantibiotic dehydratase family protein, giving the protein MEWNKMPYTSFDNYILRTPLMPVGFFSKLMAESSVDNEKLKLQFENPVVKEAVFLASPVLYREIVKWTEGKIKEDKEAEKIKLSFLKYLTRMASRPTPFGLFAGCGLGSFSDENNIRNTDYTRNKRHTRLDMNFVGALNQLFTSDANIREQLRYYPNTSLYFIGDQIRYVECLYKNGNRIHHLVEIETSDYIRDCVEKARQGISKGVLIEQLISDEITKEEATDFIDELIDNQLLVSEMELSVSGEEFIGQTLKILKKLKGVDTLVDLLEETAVKIAELDRTMGNDPEVYTELIETLRRFEIPFDEKYIFQTDMILNADRNVLAPETTLPLQKAIVFLNKITPKNDNPQLQKFTEKFRQRYEDREVPLALVLDNELGIGYPVNNYKGGMNSLLNNINLPGVGRQRPKEVRWAAIDSILYRKMQEARENKSEVIRMTDEDVKGLEASWDDLPDTFSVTTEMINGSEQQQFVIRSVGGSGAANLMGRFCLGDAGIDQHARKIIRAEEQLNPDKLVSEIIHLPENRVGNVLMRPDFRQFEIPYLGASAKPTENQLLINDLLVSVKSGKIVLRSRKHNKEILPRLTNAHNYSYNALPVYHFLCDLQTQGKRGGLYFNWGVHRDECDFLPRVEYDGIILSKAKWKITAKEMEEINTIDTVSGLPEIKKWREKRQIPDHVVLVEGDNKLLLNLENITSFRMLVSAVAKRNVFELEEFLCGDETIVSGKGSDHFANEFIFSFFKTMPK; this is encoded by the coding sequence TGATAATTATATACTGAGAACACCTTTAATGCCGGTTGGTTTCTTTTCGAAATTGATGGCGGAAAGTAGTGTGGATAATGAAAAACTGAAATTGCAATTTGAAAACCCGGTCGTGAAAGAAGCGGTTTTTCTGGCTTCACCGGTTTTGTATCGCGAAATTGTAAAATGGACGGAAGGAAAAATAAAAGAAGATAAAGAAGCGGAGAAGATTAAACTCTCTTTCCTGAAATATCTGACCCGAATGGCTTCGCGACCGACACCTTTTGGTCTTTTTGCTGGTTGTGGATTAGGATCATTTTCGGATGAAAATAATATTCGAAATACCGATTATACCCGAAATAAGCGACATACCCGATTGGATATGAATTTTGTAGGCGCTTTAAATCAATTGTTTACAAGCGATGCCAATATCCGGGAACAATTACGCTATTATCCGAATACCAGTTTGTATTTTATTGGTGATCAAATTAGATATGTTGAATGTTTGTATAAAAACGGAAATCGGATACATCATCTGGTTGAAATTGAAACATCCGATTATATTCGGGATTGCGTTGAAAAAGCGCGGCAGGGTATCTCAAAAGGCGTATTGATTGAGCAGTTGATCTCAGATGAAATTACAAAAGAGGAAGCAACGGATTTTATTGATGAATTGATCGATAATCAGTTGTTGGTTAGTGAAATGGAACTTTCCGTTTCGGGAGAAGAATTTATCGGTCAAACACTCAAAATTTTAAAAAAATTAAAGGGAGTCGATACTCTTGTTGATTTGCTGGAGGAAACTGCTGTAAAAATAGCAGAACTGGATCGTACTATGGGGAACGATCCGGAAGTGTATACGGAATTGATTGAAACACTTCGGCGTTTTGAAATCCCGTTTGATGAGAAGTATATTTTTCAGACGGATATGATTCTGAATGCCGACCGAAATGTATTGGCTCCGGAAACGACGCTTCCGCTACAAAAAGCAATTGTATTTCTAAATAAGATTACACCGAAAAACGATAACCCGCAATTACAAAAGTTTACTGAAAAATTCCGACAGCGCTATGAAGACCGGGAAGTGCCGCTTGCTTTGGTTCTGGATAACGAATTAGGTATCGGTTATCCGGTAAATAATTATAAAGGAGGAATGAATTCGTTACTCAATAATATTAATTTACCGGGTGTAGGAAGACAAAGGCCGAAAGAAGTCCGTTGGGCGGCGATTGACAGTATTTTATATCGGAAGATGCAGGAGGCTCGCGAAAATAAAAGTGAGGTCATTCGGATGACAGATGAAGATGTAAAAGGTTTGGAAGCAAGTTGGGACGATTTGCCGGATACTTTTTCGGTAACTACTGAAATGATAAACGGATCGGAACAGCAACAGTTTGTAATTCGATCGGTTGGAGGATCCGGAGCTGCGAATCTGATGGGACGCTTTTGTCTGGGTGATGCCGGAATTGATCAGCATGCGCGAAAAATTATCCGGGCGGAAGAACAATTAAATCCGGATAAATTAGTATCGGAAATTATTCACTTACCGGAAAACAGAGTCGGAAATGTATTAATGCGACCGGATTTCAGACAATTTGAAATCCCGTATTTGGGAGCTTCGGCAAAACCGACTGAAAATCAACTGCTGATTAACGATTTATTGGTGTCGGTAAAATCAGGTAAAATTGTACTTCGTTCCCGAAAACACAATAAGGAAATACTACCTCGTTTGACCAATGCACATAATTATTCCTATAATGCTTTACCGGTATATCATTTTTTATGTGACTTGCAAACGCAGGGAAAACGTGGCGGTTTGTATTTTAACTGGGGCGTACATCGTGATGAATGCGACTTCCTGCCCAGAGTAGAATACGACGGCATTATTCTGTCGAAAGCAAAATGGAAAATCACGGCAAAAGAAATGGAAGAAATCAACACAATTGATACGGTTTCGGGATTGCCGGAAATTAAAAAATGGAGGGAAAAAAGACAAATTCCGGATCATGTGGTTTTGGTCGAAGGCGACAATAAATTACTGTTAAATCTGGAAAATATTACATCGTTCCGTATGTTGGTTTCGGCTGTAGCGAAAAGAAACGTGTTTGAACTTGAAGAATTTCTTTGTGGCGATGAAACAATCGTAAGCGGAAAAGGATCGGATCATTTTGCTAACGAGTTTATTTTTTCCTTTTTTAAAACAATGCCCAAATAG